A segment of the Corythoichthys intestinalis isolate RoL2023-P3 chromosome 16, ASM3026506v1, whole genome shotgun sequence genome:
TGTTATCATTTAGGTAACCAAACTTATACATtttcatgattaaaaaaaaaaaaaaaaaaaaaaagtaaatgtgcaacaaaaggaaataaataataattgcaCTTACTAGATATGAAATCATTTACAATTATGGTATTCACAAAGACTCATAAAAATTGCCAAAGTGCAGAATTTAGCTATACGTAAATCAAttgtatctaaaaaaaaaaaaaaaaaaaatgaccaaccaAACAAATAATTACTCTTCGGCTGTAAAtacttttaatgtatttttgtttttatgtgctCATTATCCTACAATAAGGTTTACTATCAAGTGTCAAAAAATGTAAGATActaagacaaacaaaaaaaacatatttcaacAAATATATTCAATCGGGCACTTATAGATTAGTACAGGTACATGCATAATTGTACCCCATTTGATGATGAATTCAAAGTACTTACTTGTCACAAGCAGCTTGGTTCCTCCGCCGAATACCACAGTGATGATTCTTGTGCTGGCCGCCGTACAAAAACTGACACGACTCCTCAACATAAGCGCTGGACTTTATGACATTTTCTTTTAATCCAAGATGTCAACATCCACTCCAATGTCTTTTAACGCCTCGTCAGCGGCGGTGCTGGACGTCCACACGTCTGTCAAGTGGTCACCGTGATGGAAACGTCTCTCAGAGGAGCATCATAATGGCAAACCTTGGAAAAGTAACAAGCTGACCAGttagaaacaacaacaacaacacattgAAGAGGAAAACCATTACCGATCGCGGGATGAGAGATCACAatattttatgaataaataaaatcataaaTTAAATCTTAAATGCatacaaaaataatacaaacagaaatacactctggttacAGCCGTCAATagctgatttaagaaaaaaaaaatcatagtctTAAACTAATTATCTGTCACAATGATCCCTCCTCTCACAGCATCCACTATTGTcaatagcaggggtccccaaactttttcctgtgagggccacataacccttcccttctctgatgaggggccggggtcagtttgtagcagaaaaagtgtgacgattgcaggagtgcctaaatgtaaaaatgtattgtttttcagaaagccacaatcaaataaccctttctggattcttcatggaacaaaagtaaataaaataaaaaataatataattagggctgtcaaaattatcgcattaacgggcggtaattattatttttttaattaatcacgttaaaatatttgatgcaattgactcacatgcccggctcaaacagattaaagtgtcagtacagtgtaatgcccgcttgttacttgttttttggtgtttggcgccctctgctaggGCTTGGGTCCaagtgattttatgggttagtaccatgagtgagcaaggtgtaattattgacatcaacaacggtgagctacttgtttattttttgattgaaaatttgacaaattttaataaagagGGGttaattaagaggggtttttaatataaaaattctataacttgtactaacatttatcttttaagaacgacaagtctttctatccatggatcactttaagagaatgttatgttgttatgttatgtatgttaattttaatgccatcctgttgatttattgttataacaaacaaatacagtacttatgtactgtatattgaatttaTAAATCCGtcttctgtcttatctttccgtttcaacaataatttacagaaaaatatggcatattttatagatggtttgaattgcgattaattacgattaattaatttttaagctgtaattaactcgattaaaaattttaatcgtttgacagccctaaatataatataattagggcctaaatataatataattagggctgtcaaatgattaaaatttttaatcgagttaattacagcctaaaaattaattaatcgtaattaatcacaatcaatcgccattcaaaccatctataaaatatgccatatttttctgtaaattattgttggaatataaagataagacacaagatggatatatacattcaacatacagtacataaggactgtatttgtttattataacaataaatcaacaagatggcattaaaattattaacattctgttaaagcgatccatggatagaaagacttgtagttcttaaaagataaatgttagtacaagttatagaatttttttattaaaacccctcttaatgttttcgttttaataaaatttgtaaaattttcaatcataaaataaactagtagcccgccattgttgatgtcaataattacttacacaatgctcatgggtgctgaagtctataaaatcagtcgcacctaagcgctagcagagggcggcaaaactccataaaacacagttaacaagtgggcatttcactgtactgtcatttaaatccgtctgagcggggcatgtgcgttaattgcgtcaaatattttaacgtgattaattttaaaaaataattaccggcggttaacgcgataatataatataatataacataataataaataataataacactattaattaaatagataataaccaaataaccctctctgggtttttcacaaaaaaaagccaggaaataaataacactattgaaaaaataaaataatatatatatatatatatatttttttttacaaaattattttttttttgttcagggggccggaccaaatgtggctgcgggccatgtccggcccgcgggccggagttTGGGGAGCCCTGGTCTACAGTTTAATCACCTCTCGGACTACTGCATTTCACTGCTCTTCGGCCTCCCTAATAAATCCCTCCAAAACTCTGCATTCTGCCTCATCAATCACCCCCATTCACAATCATCCAGTTGTCCATTATTCGAATCATCGCAACAGCCCAAGCTGGCCCATCTGAAGGAAACCACAAATATGATGTGGCCCATCAAAAAATATAAACCCGAAGTCCACTGCCTCCTTACAAATTGCACATTATATCATTTTAAGTAGTATTGCATCCTTTGCACAGGTATGAATCCGACATGTAGACTCAACACAAAAGCAGAAGTAAGATGAGccagtttttgtcactgcgtatTTCACTGTGATACTCTTTCACTAACAGAGCTATCCCAGTTGCTACAATAATACTCAGCAGAATCTTCTGTCTTTGCCTGTTTAATGATGAATTGGTAATCCACATCGGAGGATGCGTTGGCATTGAACCGACTAGAGGAGAATCCTGATCCATATTTAGGTGAGGACCATAAATGGTAATACCACAGAATTAACTGAGGAGCGTCTCCGGGAAactgcctaaaaaaaaaaggtgcactGTCATCATCCCTCTGAATGTTGCATTTGAGAACCACCTCTTGTCCTACAGGAACGCTCAGAATCGCCGGGGTCTGGGTCACCGCTTTGGCTGCGTCGCCACCTGTCAACAGACAAAAACAGCAACCGTTAGCCGACTCCAACGTGTGGAGGAGAAATGATAAAGAGGGTCTCACGAGAAAGCGCAGCGATGAGGAGGCAGAGAATCCCCAGCATGGTGTCGCTGAACATCAGTGAAGCAGTTATGTCTGTGCCCCACAGCTTTTAAATGAGACAGAGAGGAAGTACTTTCTAAAGGGGGGTGGAAAGCGGGGGAGGCTTCATACAACCATTTGATTTTGCTTCACTACTTATTGTAATTTAACTTCAACCCATTAAGACTTGACGTCAACactttttgggtcatgtaggccacagtaTTAACGTTTGTTTCAGTACAAGTGAGGCCAACTTGACCCAAAATGTGTGTGATTATTTATATGTTATAAATATGTATATGAATAAACACAattttaaatgactaaaatattcaTAAAACTAAATTAATGACATGAAAATAATCAATACTATAATTGGTATGAAGTTAATCGTTTAGTTGTCCGATAATAaaattttaaccgatatcccaaaaaaaaaaaaaaaaaaaaatgtggaactCGAAAAATCCATATTAATATagaatatatagtatataatattaataggcccgaaaagtgtgagagactctttagccgcctagatagtcactctggacaatgtaagtgtagcctgcagcaccacagttaaaaacctaggagttctattcgaccctgacttatcgtttaaagctcacattaaacaaacctgcagaacggccttttttcacctgcacaatatagccaaaattagaaatattttatctaaaaacgatgcagaaaaattaattcatgcattcgttacatcgagattggattactgtaactccctacttgcagtttttcctaaaagttctctaaaaggtcttcagctaatccaaaacgcagcagcaagacttttaacaggaaccaatagaagagagcacatcacccctgtgatccaggcccttcactggcttccagtcaagtttagatttaaatttaaaattctccttcttacatttaagaccattaatgtgtTGggaccatcttatctcaccgatgctctggtttcataccgccccaacagaacactccgctctcagaaagcaggtctactggtagttcccagggtttctaaaagtactgttggAGCtacagcctttagccaccaagcccgttttatggaatcagcttccagtgaatactaaagaagccgagacagtctgcacatttaagattagatttagggctgcagctatcgaatattttagtaa
Coding sequences within it:
- the LOC130932187 gene encoding immunoglobulin lambda-1 light chain-like; translation: MFSDTMLGILCLLIAALSRGDAAKAVTQTPAILSVPVGQEVVLKCNIQRDDDSAPFFFRQFPGDAPQLILWYYHLWSSPKYGSGFSSSRFNANASSDVDYQFIIKQAKTEDSAEYYCSNWDSSVSERVVVFGGGTKLLVTSSDVTPPVVTVFPPSNDELQSKEATLVCVATQSIPYADVTWMARGRPATDAVATGPATRETNGNYKISSYLTVQTSEWNSDVPYTCKVSLGSQSAENTVSKSKCVT